Proteins co-encoded in one candidate division KSB1 bacterium genomic window:
- the pyrR gene encoding bifunctional pyr operon transcriptional regulator/uracil phosphoribosyltransferase PyrR, whose protein sequence is MPEQKVKAELIDEQGLERTITRLAHEILERNRGTEKLAVVGIRTRGAPLAARIVRKIEALEGKRIPLGTLDITMYRDDFRRKIPMVRGTDIPFEIDDMNVVLVDDVLYTGRTARAALDALMDFGRPATVQLAVLVDRGHRELPIRADYVGKNVPTSIGEEVQVRLKEQDGEDCVLLIAAEEGK, encoded by the coding sequence ATGCCGGAACAAAAGGTCAAAGCGGAGCTCATCGACGAGCAGGGGCTGGAGCGCACCATCACGCGGTTAGCGCACGAGATCTTGGAGCGCAATCGCGGTACGGAAAAGTTAGCGGTGGTGGGCATCCGCACGCGTGGTGCCCCCTTGGCGGCACGCATCGTGCGCAAGATCGAGGCGCTGGAGGGCAAGCGCATCCCCTTGGGCACGCTGGACATCACCATGTACCGCGACGACTTTCGCCGCAAGATCCCCATGGTGCGCGGCACCGACATCCCCTTCGAGATCGACGACATGAACGTGGTGCTGGTGGACGATGTGCTCTACACCGGGCGCACGGCGCGCGCCGCTTTGGACGCGCTCATGGACTTTGGCCGGCCGGCCACGGTACAGTTAGCCGTGCTGGTGGACCGCGGCCACCGCGAACTTCCCATTCGCGCAGACTATGTGGGCAAGAACGTGCCCACCTCCATCGGCGAGGAGGTGCAGGTGCGCCTCAAGGAACAGGACGGTGAGGACTGCGTGCTGTTGATTGCGGCCGAGGAGGGGAAATAG